Below is a window of Macadamia integrifolia cultivar HAES 741 chromosome 8, SCU_Mint_v3, whole genome shotgun sequence DNA.
TCATAAGCTTCCCAAGTAAATAAAGAGCATATAAAGGTCCTTCATGCAATCTCTAAATCTCTCATTTGAGTCTCCTaagtaagtaaatagcttcAGTCGTGGATCTTCCAAGTATAAAACtaaattgattttcaaaagtagttgttttatttttcaagtaGGTTCCAATAACCCTCTCCAATAACTTTATTGTATGACTCATTACTTTTATACTTCTATAATTACAATTATGAAtaccacttttatttttgtaaatcaggaccacaatgcttcttctccatcatctgatATTTTCTTTGTGGTCATAATCTTGTTTAACAACTTGGTTAGTCGAGACAAACCTAGTTTCCTACATTCTTCTCCACTTCAATAGGTACCCATCTGGGCCTAGAGCCTTCCctactttcatttttcttagaatttaTTCTACTTCATACATCCTAATTTTGCATTTATATCTCCGCCGAGTGgtgttaaaatgaaaaatatagcTTTCCAACATGCTATTACTTGATAAGTCTCCATTAAGTAAGCCGTAGAAGTACTCTCCCcacctcttcctttctctcattttagttTAGATAGCTTTTCCCCTTGCTTTATGTTCATATTATTATaaagatcatcatatttctttgcccttACTCTCCCTACAATCTTAGCTTCATTTCTGGTAGAATTATATCTTTTTAGATCCTCCACCTCTTTAGTCCTTTGCCATGTTTTAAAAGTAGGAAAGATCTCATCTCATAATTATCCATGACTGTTTATGTCTCTAGCATGACCACTTAATGAAATGTGGAGGGAAGTGGGGTAAATGGCCTATACTGCTGGAAGGATTCCTCTTTGGCCGATAGGTACTGTAACTGGTATTTTTAATCTTAAATCTCACCATCAAGTCTCCCTAAGGGCATGATGTATACCTTTCAATTCCCTAGAACCTCTTTAGCAACCTTCTTAATACAGGTCGTCATCTCATCCCACATTGTATTAGTGTCCTCCTTAAAGTCACAATTCCTTGTTTGAGCACTTCATCAGTAAATGGACTCAATGAAACTCTTTTTAATCTCCACTGCTTTATCTTAGGGCAAATAAGCTCTCTTAATTTACGCTTCCACGCAATGAGGCTCATGTCTAGAACCACCATTCTATATATGGTGATTAGGCTCTCCCTTGACATAATCGTACATTCTTTACAAATCAATCTGTTGGACCTTTTTAAtaggaagaaatctatttggctgGTGTGATGTCTATTTTTGTAAGAGGCTAAGTGATCTTCTCTCTTCGAAAAGAAGATAAATGTTCACAATGGATAATTATAAGTTACAACATGATCGATTCAACCTCTGATAAAAAAGATATACCTTGATTGTATTTTATCTCTCCAACAAGTTTAGTAATGAGCATAACGGCCCTATTGTTCCAATGGNNNNNNNNNNNNNNNNNNNNNNNNNNNNNNNNNNNNNNNNNNNNNNNNNNNNNNNNNNNNNNNNNNNNNNNNNNNNNNNNNNNNNNNNNNNNNNNNNNNNNNNNNNNNNNNNNNNNNNNNNNNNNNNNNNNNNNNNNNNNNNNNNNNNNNNNNNNNNNNNNNNNNNNNNNNNNNNNNNNNNNNNNNNNNNNNNNNNNNNNNNNNNNNNNNNNNNNNNNNNNNNNNNNNNNNNNNNNNNNNNNNNNNNNNNNNNNNNNNNNNNNNNNNNNNNNNNNNNNNNNNNNNNNNNNNNNNNNNNNNNNNNNNNNNNNNNNNNNNNNNNNNNNNNNNNNNNNNNNNNNNNNNNNNNNNNNNNNNNNNNNNNNNNNNNNNNNNNNNNNNNNNNNNNNNNNNNNNNNNNNNNNNNNNNNNNNNNNNNNNNNNNNNNNNNNNNNNNNNNNNNNNNNNNNNNNNNNNNNNNNNNNNNNNNNNNNNNNNNNNNNNNNNNNNNNNNNNNNNNNNNNNNNNNNNNNNNNNNNNNNNNNNNNNNNNNNNNNNNNNNNNNNNNNNNNNNNNNNNNNNNNNNNNNNNNNNNNNNNNNNNNNNNNNNNNNNNNNNNNNNNNNNNNNNNNNNNNNNNNNNNNNNNNNNNNNNNNNNNNNNNNNNNNNNNNNNNNNNNNNNNNNNNNNNNNNNNNNNNNNNNNNNNNNNNNNNNNNNNNNNNNNNNNNNNNNNNNNNNNNNNNNNNNNNNNNNNNNNNNNNNNNNNNNNNNNNNNNNNNNNNNNNNNNNNNNNNNNNNNNNNNNNNNNNNNNNNNNNNNNNNNNNNNNNNNNNNNNNNNNNNNNNNNNNNNNNNNNNNNNNNNNNNNNNNNNNNNNNNNNNNNNNNNNNNNNNNNNNNNNNNNNNNNNNNNNNNNNNNNNNNNNNNNNNNNNNNNNNNNNNNNNNNNNNNNNNNNNNNNNNNNNNNNNNNNNNNNNNNNNNNNNNNNNNNNNNNNNNNNNNNNNNNNNNNNNNNNNNNNNNNNNNNNNNNNNNNNNNNNNNNNNNNNNNNNNNNNNNNNNNNNNNNNNNNNNNNNNNNNNNNNNNNNNNNNNNNNNNNNNNNNNNNNNNNNNNNNNNNNNNNNNNNNNNNNNNNNNNNNNNNNNNNNNNNNNNNNNNNNNNNNNNNNNNNNNNNNNNNNNNNNNNNNNNNNNNNNNNNNNNNNNNNNNNNNNNNNNNNNNNNNNNNNNNNNNNNNNNNNNNNNNNNNNNNNNNNNNNNNNNNNNNNNNNNNNNNNNNNNNNNNNNNNNNNNNNNNNNNNNNNNNNNNNNNNNNNNNNNNNNNNNNNNNNNNNNNNNNNNNNNNNNNNNNNNNNNNNNNNNNNNNNNNNNNNNNNNNNNNNNNNNNNNNNNNNNNNNNNNNNNNNNNNNNNNNNNNNNNNNNNNNNNNNNNNNNNNNNNNNNNNNNNNNNNNNNNNNNNNNNNNNNNNNNNNNNNNNNNNNNNNNNNNNNNNNNNNNNNNNNNNNNNNNNNNNNNNNNNNNNNNNNNNNNNNNNNNNNNNNNNNNNNNNNNNNNNNNNNNNNNNNNNNNNNNNNNNNNNNNNNNNNNNNNNNNNNNNNNNNNNNNNNNNNNNNNNNNNNNNNNNNNNNNNNNNNNNNNNNNNNNNNNNNNNNNNNNNNNNNNNNNNNNNNNNNNNNNNNNNNNNNNNNNNNNNNNNNNNNNNNNNNNNNNNNNNNNNNNNNNNNNNNNNNNNNNNNNNNNNNNNNNNNNNNNNNNNNNNNNNNNNNNNNNNNNNNNNNNNNNNNNNNNNNNNNNNNNNNNNNNNNNNNNNNNNNNNNNNNNNNNNNNNNNNNNNNNNNNNNNNNNNNNNNNNNNNNNNNNNNNNNNNNNNNNNNNNNNNNNNNNNNNNNNNNNNNNNNNNNNNNNNNNNNNNNNNNNNNNNNNNNNNNNNNNNNNNNNNNNNNNNNNNNNNNNNNNNNNNNNNNNNNNNNNNNNNNNNNNNNNNNNNNNNNNNNNNNNNNNNNNNNNNNNNNNNNNNNNNNNNNNNNNNNNNNNNNNNNNNNNNNNNNNNNNNNNNNNNNNNNNNNNNNNNNNNNNNNNNNNNNNNNNNNNNNNNNNNNNNNNNNNNNNNNNNNNNNNNNNNNNNNNNNNNNNNNNNNNNNNNNNNNNNNNNNNNNNNNNNNNNNNNNNNNNNNNNNNNNNNNNNNNNNNNNNNNNNNNNNNNNNNNNNNNNNNNNNNNNNNNNNNNNNNNNNNNNNNNNNNNNNNNNNNNNNNNNNNNNNNNNNNNNNNNNNNNNNNNNNNNNNNNNNNNNNNNNNNNNNNNNNNNNNNNNNNNNNNNNNNNNNNNNNNNNNNNNNNNNNNNNNNNNNNNNNNNNNNNNNNNNNNNNNNNNNNNNNNNNNNNNNNNNNNNNNNNNNNNNNNNNNNNNNNNNNNNNNNNNNNNNNNNNNNAAATTTCCCTATTCTGTGATTCAACTCTACATGGATTGCGACTTAAATTTGCATCCCTTAAGATAGaccttcaatttttgtttcttctttgctGATAAGTTTCTGTCGCCTGcactaccatatcttgtgtacAACTCATATGACTTTGGTTCAGAATCATACTTAACTttgatctttttctttctttcattcaaaaaattttcacttcctacTGAATACCAATCCCTTTCAACTGTTCCAGGAGGAATAATTACTCTGTCACATAATTTCGATTTACTCCCATTGAGGCTAAGCTTCACTACACGTCTTCTTTTTACAAAGAAATTGCCACTGCCTGCATTGTCATCTCTTGGGTGTTTGGCATTCTGAATTCCCCCTTTGAGTATAGGTTTGCAATCATGCTGAATACTAACCCgactttcttttccttcatctttaAAATTTACTGTTTTTATGGAATTACAAACACGACCATGTGCCATGATACCTGGATCCATAGCCCAATTTGATTCTTTAAGCCCATGATTATCCTTGAAAATGCAAGGCTTTGCTTCAGCCAAAATATCCACCAATAACCGTTTCTTCGGTTTCCCTTTATGcttctgttttttgtttctgAATGCCTTGGAAGGCAGTGCCACAACAATTTGGTCACGATGGTGATTCAGACTTGGATTGGAGTTTGAGGTGTTATCTTTTGAAACCAAAAGATGTTTAACACAATTAGAGCCCAGACCTTGGCCTTCTCCATGCTCGAGTTTATTGCAATTAATAGATAAATGGCTCACTTTCTTGGAAACTTCAAACATTGCTGCATCCATATATGCACTACCTGCAACTTCTAGATTGTCTTCTATTCCATAATTCCATGTAGAATGCTGATCAATGAAGCCAACATCTGAATTTTCCTTTGTTGCAGAATTCTGGCCAACATCTTTTTTATGGCATAAATTCCTAATTGTATCACAAGGCTCAAAAGGTGGGAGCACTCCGCTGACACCATGCTTCAAACAGACTTTCAAATATTCATCTGGAAATGGCCAATTATTAGAGATATCCTTTTGACGAGCCTGAAGAACATACTGCCTACAATAAGTCAAGGAAAAGTAAGCCATCAGGTcattcttaaataaaaaatctcagtTGAACCCAGTCAAGAGTGCAAACCCTAAACACTG
It encodes the following:
- the LOC122086207 gene encoding uncharacterized protein LOC122086207, which produces MDLKDDIRATVTKPFSIRQYVLQARQKDISNNWPFPDEYLKVCLKHGVSGVLPPFEPCDTIRNLCHKKDVGQNSATKENSDVGFIDQHSTWNYGIEDNLEVAGSAYMDAAMFEVSKKVSHLSINCNKLEHGEGQGLGSNCVKHLLVSKDNTSNSNPSLNHHRDQIVVALPSKAFRNKKQKHKGKPKKRLLVDILAEAKPCIFKDNHGLKESNWAMDPGIMAHGRVCNSIKTVNFKDEGKESRVSIQHDCKPILKGGIQNAKHPRDDNAGSGNFFVKRRRVVKLSLNGSKSKLCDRVIIPPGTVERDWYSVGSENFLNERKKKIKVKYDSEPKSYELYTRYGSAGDRNLSAKKKQKLKVYLKGCKFKSQSM